One Gossypium raimondii isolate GPD5lz chromosome 3, ASM2569854v1, whole genome shotgun sequence genomic window carries:
- the LOC105795474 gene encoding uncharacterized protein LOC105795474, which produces MEALLSQFTFLSDQALQGNKNFDPSAMEDLMKLFEIESYKAWAALELEEEKQVKGAEITMQQAEDYFDSVMETAVDEFRRFEEEMERESKAELSGVDDTAEKVKKMGDLMEKGANIASKLYVEAAMKSAGFNGLSPNKVHPS; this is translated from the coding sequence ATGGAAGCTCTCCTCTCTCAATTCACTTTCCTCTCAGATCAAGCTTTACAAGGCAACAAGAACTTCGACCCATCCGCCATGGAAGACCTAATGAAGCTTTTCGAGATCGAATCTTACAAAGCATGGGCAGCTTTGGAGCTAGAGGAAGAAAAACAAGTGAAAGGAGCTGAAATAACCATGCAACAAGCAGAGGATTATTTTGACTCAGTCATGGAAACCGCCGTGGATGAGTTCAGGCGATTCGAGGAAGAAATGGAACGCGAGTCAAAAGCTGAACTCAGTGGTGTTGATGATACTGCtgagaaagttaaaaaaatgggGGATTTGATGGAAAAAGGTGCAAACATTGCTTCTAAATTGTATGTTGAAGCTGCTATGAAATCTGCAGGTTTTAATGGACTTTCACCTAACAAGGTTCATCCTTCatga